Genomic DNA from Amycolatopsis alba DSM 44262:
GATCCTGACCGGCAAGATGAGCAACGGCTTCTCCATCCGGCTCGACGAGCGCGAGCGGGAATGGCGGCATCGCGCCACGTTCATCAGCTACCAGGTCCTGGTCGCGTTGATGCTGGTCGCGGTGTTCTACGGTCTGATCATCTCGGGTACCGAGGACGGCGGCGCGCGGGGCGCGATGATGGGCTGCGCCCTGCTGGTCACCGGCACCACGTTGTCCGGTGTCATCCTGGGCTGGTCGCTGCCGGACGATGATCCGGAGGATTTCGACGAGGAGATTCCGGCATGACCGTCACCAGGACCCGCTCGGACCGGCGGCGGCTCGCCGTCGCCGCGGTGATCGGCCACCTCGTGGTCATCGCCGGGGCCGCGTTGCTGCGCGAGCCGACGTTGTGGTTCGCCGTCGGCCTGATGGGCCCAGGGCTGTGCCTGTGTGTCGGCGCCGCGGCCGTGTTGCGCCGTTCGGTCGGCAGACCCGGCTCCGCGGCGAAGGACCTCGACGAACGTGAAATGCTGCTGCGCAACCGCGCGCACTACGCGGCGTTCCAGGGGATCTGCCTGCTGATGCTGGTGGACCTCGCGTACGGGCTCTACGCGGCCGAGCAGCCGGATTCCGGCTCCCTGCTTTCTTCGATGACAGCGGCGTTGTTCGTCTTCGGGACGTCGCTGCCGGCGCTTTGGCTCGCTTGGAAGCTGCCGGACGACGACCCCGAAGACTTCGAGGGGGTGGCTCCGGCATGACCGGGGACAAACGGCGCCACAAGGTGTCGATCGGAGTGATCGCCGTCGCCTTGGTGGCGAGCGGGATGGTGGCCGGCGCGGCGAGAGCCGTCTTGGTCTACCGGGCCACTTCGGTGGTGAGCAACGTCAGGCTGGACGGACTGGTCCAGCACAACCGCACGCTTTCCGGCGTCCATCGGGGGATCACGGCGCTCGTGCGGTATCTGGAGGAGGGGAAGTGGAAATGAGCGAGGGGAAACTGGAGATCGACCGGATCTCCAAGAAGTACGGCGCGAAGGTCGCGCTGGACGAGGTGAGCTTCGAGGTCCAGCCCGGTGAGCTGTTCGGGTTCGTCGGCAGCAACGGCGCGGGCAAGACCACCACGATGCGGATCGTGCTCGGGGTGCTGGCCGCCGACTCCGGCCAGGTGCGGCTCGGCGGCGCGCCGATCACCCACGAGACCCGCACGCATATCGGGTACATGCCGGAGGAACGCGGCCTGTACCCGAAGATGAAGGTGCTGGAGCAGCTGGTCTATCTCGCCGAACTGCACGGGATGTCGGCCAACGACGCCCACCGCAGCGCCGAGAACTGGATCGCCCGGCTCGGGCTGACCGAACGCAAGAAGGACGAGGTCCAGAAGCTGAGCCTCGGCAACCAGCAGCGGGTGCAGCTCGCGGCCGCGCTGGTGCACGATCCTCGTGTGCTGGTGCTGGACGAGCCGTTCTCCGGCCTCGACCCGCTGGCCGTGGACGTGATGAGCGGCGTGCTGCGTGAGAAGGCCGCGACCGGGGTGCCGGTGGTGTTCTCCAGTCACCAGCTGGATCTGGTCGAGCGGCTGTGCGACCGGGTCGGCATCATCCGAAGTGGACGGATGGTCGCTTCCGGCACCGTCGGCGAGCTGACCGCGGGCGCGGGCAACGGTCTCGTCGTCACCGCGCCCGACGCCTTGCCCGGCTGGGCGTCGGCCGTCCCCGGTGTCCGGTCGGTCGAGCAGAACGGCCCGACGACGATCCTCGAACTCGAGGCGGGAGCCGACGACCAGGCCGTGCTCGCCGCGGCGCTGGCCACTGGCCCGGTCACCGAA
This window encodes:
- a CDS encoding ABC transporter ATP-binding protein; amino-acid sequence: MSEGKLEIDRISKKYGAKVALDEVSFEVQPGELFGFVGSNGAGKTTTMRIVLGVLAADSGQVRLGGAPITHETRTHIGYMPEERGLYPKMKVLEQLVYLAELHGMSANDAHRSAENWIARLGLTERKKDEVQKLSLGNQQRVQLAAALVHDPRVLVLDEPFSGLDPLAVDVMSGVLREKAATGVPVVFSSHQLDLVERLCDRVGIIRSGRMVASGTVGELTAGAGNGLVVTAPDALPGWASAVPGVRSVEQNGPTTILELEAGADDQAVLAAALATGPVTEFTKRRRSLTELFRDAVAEKPAAQGVSA